One Ignavibacterium album JCM 16511 genomic region harbors:
- a CDS encoding M14 family metallopeptidase, with amino-acid sequence MKIKVIFFAFLVCTTTFAQNNWTTLFERSGFTSTSDYNETMNYFKRLDEASDYADLFGFGRSPQGRDLNCLLVTKEDKSSIEQRIADGKKPLDKATVLIINGIHSGEIEGKDASMILLREILISKEKEYLLDSINLLVVPIFNVDGHERKSKYNRINQNGPEEMGWRTTAQNYNLNRDWMKADSPEMQSMLLLTSTWNPDFIIDTHTTDGADYQYSVTYQVERFSNIDSQIGTWLSEKFVPYLESKVTETGFLIFPYVSIKNWSQGLDSGVTDWASSPRLSTGYFALRNRPSLLVETHMIKPYKERVFATKAVLETTLEFLKNNLSELISLNQNSDKNSVTDFYYDKNYLPIKFDLSDKFDEVLFKGFEYKKEQSEISGTEKIVYTNVQKEFKVKYYRDVFPTDSIQLPDYYIIPAEWSALVDRMAFHGIKYFKSDYDTTVEVERYRFHNVKYANNSYEGRQRVSFDVEKYKEEVNLPAGSFIVPTNQRTIRIIAHLLEPKCEDSFIQWGFMNQIFEQKEYFENYVMEKIAENMINENPELKKEFEKKLAEDESFRKNPYERLNFFYKKSPYWDKQLNIYPVMRFMLK; translated from the coding sequence ATGAAGATTAAAGTTATTTTTTTCGCCTTTTTAGTTTGCACAACAACCTTCGCACAAAATAATTGGACGACATTATTTGAGCGCTCCGGGTTTACATCAACATCAGACTACAATGAAACAATGAATTACTTTAAAAGACTTGATGAAGCTTCAGACTATGCTGACCTGTTTGGATTTGGTCGTTCACCACAAGGCAGAGATTTAAATTGTCTGCTTGTTACAAAGGAGGATAAATCTTCAATCGAACAAAGAATTGCTGATGGTAAAAAGCCTTTGGATAAAGCAACTGTACTTATAATAAATGGAATTCACTCAGGTGAAATTGAAGGTAAAGATGCCAGTATGATTTTGCTTCGCGAAATTCTCATATCAAAAGAAAAAGAATATCTCCTTGATAGTATAAATCTTCTTGTTGTTCCAATCTTTAATGTTGACGGACACGAAAGAAAAAGTAAATACAACAGAATTAATCAAAACGGACCTGAAGAAATGGGTTGGAGAACTACGGCACAAAATTATAATCTCAATCGGGACTGGATGAAAGCAGATTCTCCTGAAATGCAATCAATGCTTTTACTTACTTCAACCTGGAATCCCGATTTTATAATTGACACGCATACAACAGATGGCGCTGATTATCAATACAGTGTAACATATCAGGTCGAACGATTTTCAAATATTGATTCGCAAATCGGTACATGGCTTTCAGAAAAGTTTGTTCCATATCTTGAAAGCAAAGTAACAGAAACAGGATTTCTAATTTTTCCTTATGTATCAATAAAAAACTGGTCGCAAGGTCTTGACTCGGGAGTAACTGATTGGGCATCATCTCCAAGATTGTCAACCGGATATTTCGCATTGAGAAATCGTCCTTCGCTTCTGGTAGAAACTCATATGATTAAACCATACAAAGAAAGAGTTTTTGCAACAAAGGCTGTGCTTGAAACTACTTTAGAGTTTTTGAAGAATAATCTTTCGGAATTGATTTCATTGAATCAGAATTCTGACAAAAATTCTGTTACAGACTTTTATTACGATAAAAATTATTTACCAATAAAATTCGATTTGTCTGATAAATTTGATGAAGTACTCTTCAAAGGTTTTGAATATAAAAAGGAACAATCTGAAATATCCGGAACAGAAAAAATTGTTTACACTAATGTTCAAAAGGAATTCAAAGTAAAATATTATCGTGATGTATTTCCAACCGACTCAATTCAGCTACCTGATTATTATATTATTCCTGCTGAGTGGTCTGCTTTGGTTGACAGAATGGCTTTTCACGGAATTAAATATTTTAAATCAGATTATGATACTACTGTTGAGGTTGAAAGGTACAGATTTCACAATGTGAAATATGCAAACAATTCATACGAAGGAAGACAAAGAGTTTCTTTTGATGTAGAGAAGTACAAAGAAGAAGTAAACCTTCCCGCAGGCAGTTTTATTGTTCCAACTAATCAAAGAACAATCAGAATTATTGCACACTTGCTTGAACCAAAATGTGAAGATTCTTTTATTCAGTGGGGATTTATGAATCAGATTTTTGAGCAAAAGGAATATTTTGAAAACTATGTAATGGAAAAAATCGCTGAAAATATGATAAATGAGAATCCTGAACTGAAAAAAGAATTTGAAAAGAAACTTGCTGAAGATGAGTCATTCAGAAAAAATCCTTATGAAAGATTGAATTTCTTTTACAAAAAATCTCCTTATTGGGATAAACAATTAAATATCTATCCTGTAATGAGATTTATGCTAAAGTAA